From Apium graveolens cultivar Ventura chromosome 9, ASM990537v1, whole genome shotgun sequence, the proteins below share one genomic window:
- the LOC141686157 gene encoding uncharacterized protein LOC141686157, producing the protein MDDDATTWITLPKFSEGYITGIRTFIKNASSRFSVGDEILCPCKKCKNDKWHGQDIVYNHLIYNGPSPFYMEWMCEVCQKGSDDVMDCEDGTVFGDKLGDMFLRMENGEDPPITAPSTHPHKFKHHMEEGKQPLYSGCLKFLRLSFIVRMYSLKCIHGITEAVFGDLLQLMREAFPDAHIPLSFSSAKNIIKDLGLDYQKNHACPNDFMIYWGENKDEKACKTCGISRWEVVEKKGITDNDPEKVIRKVPAKVMHYFPLKPRLQRLFMSKEYSKLMTWHDVGRKDDGNFDIPLMLRLGRRWIQDILILR; encoded by the coding sequence ATGGACGATGATGCAACCACATGGATAACTCTTCCAAAGTTCAGTGAGGGCTATATTACCGGGATTAGAACTTTTATAAAAAATGCAAGCTCTAGATTCTCCGTAGGTGATGAGATATTATGTCCTTGCAAGAAATGTAAAAATGACAAGTGGCATGGTCAAGATATAGTATACAACCATCTCATCTACAATGGACCATCTCCATTTTATATGGAATGGATGTGTGAGGTTTGTCAAAAAGGGAGCGACGATGTAATGGATTGTGAGGATGGTACAGTTTTTGGGGATAAACTAGGAGACATGTTTCTTAGAATGGAAAATGGTGAAGATCCTCCAATTACTGCACCAAGTACTCATCCTCATAAATTCAAGCATCATATGGAAGAGGGAAAACAGCCTTTATACTCGGGATGTTTAAAATTTTTGCGATTAAGTTTTATCGTTAGgatgtattccttaaaatgtATACATGGAATAACAGAGGCTGTGTTTGGGGATTTACTACAGTTAATGAGAGAAGCTTTTCCAGATGCCCACATACCTTTATCTTTTAGTTCTGCAAAGAATATCATTAAAGATCTAGGTCTTGATTACCAAAAAAATCATGCATGTCCAAATGATTTTATGATCTATTGGGGAGAAAATAAAGATGAAAAAGCTTGTAAAACTTGTGGTATTTCAAGATGGGAAGTAGTGGAGAAGAAAGGCATCACTGACAATGATCCAGAAAAAGTGATTCGCAAAGTACCAGCGAAAGTTATGCATTATTTTCCGCTAAAACCTAGGCTGCAGAGGCTATTTATGTCAAAGGAATATTCAAAACTCATGACTTGGCATGACGTGGGAAGGAAAGACGATGGGAACTTCGACATCCCGCTGATGCTAAGGCTTGGAAGGAGATGGATTCAAGATATCCTGATTTTGCGATAG